The following coding sequences lie in one Mesorhizobium sp. NZP2298 genomic window:
- a CDS encoding tetratricopeptide repeat protein, with the protein MVMMDRLAGHIHPALALRRAVQLAEKGKLAKAFPLMAIAARAGIPEAECRVARCYLEGSGVPPSRLEGTRWLRRAADHGNADAQALLAALYTTGLAEHEDNTGISSSESLFNSQSSPKPDFETALPFAQKAAEAGSATGQAILGYILSKGPTAMRDLDAAHGWYEKSAASGCPEGCLGLALSLARRKQPEHRTRIAEALRRAADAGLPTAIYLLAILTEHGMGLPVDREAAGELYQLAAEKGLASAQFRLGLSLIEGSLSRQDPVAGEAWMRRAALAGNLDAAYRIGERYVKRPQPDYAEAATWYRRAAEAGHQAAARALASLYLSGNGVAQDPEEGTRWLRAAADSGNRESQVDLANLVLEGAGDIKDGVDIAEWFEATASSGDAVAAFNLGLCFAEGVGVRKDQELAAKWMRRAAEGIVQAQYMYARMLQNGRGVPADQKQARLWFERAANAGMVDAQVALAEMLYNGRGGERSALAAAHLFKQAAAAGHIGAIFAIGALYESGEGLTLDRKAAQKWFAAAAERGHGHAQLLLGRYLSKGVAGEYDPVAGRIWLERAASQGIDDAADELAGFRDGREGLGRSSAMVPRG; encoded by the coding sequence ATGGTGATGATGGATCGGTTGGCTGGACACATCCACCCGGCGCTGGCGTTACGTAGAGCGGTTCAGCTCGCTGAAAAAGGCAAGCTCGCCAAAGCGTTTCCGTTGATGGCAATCGCTGCTCGTGCCGGCATTCCAGAAGCGGAATGCCGCGTCGCCCGCTGCTATCTCGAGGGATCGGGTGTGCCGCCAAGCCGATTGGAAGGGACGCGCTGGCTGCGGCGGGCTGCCGACCATGGGAATGCCGATGCGCAGGCTCTCCTTGCCGCGCTTTACACCACCGGGTTGGCTGAACACGAGGACAACACAGGAATCAGCAGTTCAGAAAGCCTGTTCAACTCGCAATCTTCACCAAAACCCGATTTCGAGACAGCACTTCCGTTCGCTCAAAAAGCTGCGGAGGCCGGCTCCGCAACCGGACAAGCCATACTTGGCTACATTCTGAGCAAAGGCCCAACGGCCATGCGCGACCTCGATGCCGCGCATGGCTGGTACGAGAAGTCCGCAGCGTCCGGTTGTCCAGAAGGGTGCCTAGGCCTCGCCCTGTCGCTTGCCCGTCGCAAGCAGCCGGAGCACAGGACCAGGATTGCCGAGGCGTTGCGGCGCGCGGCCGATGCGGGTCTACCGACGGCGATCTATCTTCTTGCGATCCTCACCGAGCACGGAATGGGCTTGCCGGTCGATCGCGAGGCAGCTGGTGAGCTTTATCAGCTCGCTGCGGAAAAGGGCCTCGCTTCGGCCCAATTCAGGCTGGGGCTTTCTCTGATCGAGGGCAGCCTTTCGCGTCAGGATCCAGTAGCTGGCGAGGCGTGGATGCGCCGCGCCGCACTGGCCGGAAATCTCGATGCCGCCTATCGTATCGGCGAGCGGTATGTGAAGCGTCCCCAGCCGGACTATGCGGAAGCCGCGACGTGGTATCGGCGCGCCGCGGAGGCAGGTCATCAAGCAGCCGCTCGTGCCTTGGCTTCGCTCTATCTTTCCGGGAACGGAGTGGCTCAGGATCCCGAAGAAGGAACGCGCTGGCTGCGCGCCGCCGCAGATAGTGGCAATCGCGAATCCCAGGTTGACCTTGCAAACCTTGTCTTGGAAGGCGCCGGCGATATCAAAGATGGTGTGGATATCGCCGAGTGGTTCGAAGCGACCGCTTCGTCAGGGGACGCAGTCGCGGCCTTCAATCTTGGCCTTTGTTTTGCCGAGGGGGTCGGAGTGCGCAAGGACCAGGAACTGGCGGCGAAGTGGATGAGGCGTGCGGCCGAAGGCATTGTGCAGGCGCAGTATATGTATGCGCGCATGCTTCAGAATGGACGCGGTGTGCCTGCTGACCAGAAGCAAGCCAGGCTTTGGTTCGAGCGGGCGGCCAACGCTGGCATGGTGGACGCGCAGGTGGCTCTTGCCGAAATGCTCTACAATGGACGCGGTGGAGAGCGCTCGGCACTAGCCGCGGCGCATCTTTTCAAGCAGGCTGCCGCTGCCGGCCATATTGGTGCGATTTTTGCCATCGGTGCTTTATACGAGAGCGGGGAGGGGCTTACTCTCGATCGGAAGGCGGCGCAGAAATGGTTCGCGGCCGCAGCCGAGCGAGGTCATGGACACGCCCAACTCTTGCTCGGCCGGTACCTTTCCAAAGGTGTTGCTGGTGAGTACGACCCAGTTGCCGGCCGTATCTGGCTCGAGCGCGCCGCCTCTCAAGGCATTGATGACGCGGCCGATGAACTTGCTGGTTTTCGAGATGGACGCGAAGGTTTAGGTCGCTCTAGTGCGATGGTTCCAAGGGGCTGA
- a CDS encoding HlyD family type I secretion periplasmic adaptor subunit has product MSVTAYSPIPARRRRAKASDPTAPAILEFQWPSTAVANAPVPRVARSIVWVIFSLVVALITLAALIPVDQVVTTRGLVVAQSPNIVVQPLETAIVRSIEVREGQHVKAGQVLARLDATFASADLTALAAQVTTLEAEVARLKAEADGRSFTYDGLDPSWTLQASIFERRKAVYDAKLDSFDRQGDQLSSVISRSQSDAEGYRQRLAVAGSIEQMRKQLEVRQVGSRLNTLLAEDNTAEMSRALTNAEQTSEAAKRQQAGVAAERDGFIQSWRADVSQSLSEANSRMSDARELLNKAKLRKQLVELRSEADAIVQSVAKVSVGSVLQSGERLITLVPADAVLEVETNIIGRSSGFVHVGDPVAIKFDTFPYSQYGLAHGTVRSVSPDSFSARDQVRDPNSSLAMLPSDADQFYRTQISIDDVALHGVPAGFAISPGMPVTADVKVGRRTVLKYILGTMLPIGQEAMREP; this is encoded by the coding sequence ATGAGCGTCACCGCCTATTCCCCAATTCCTGCTCGCCGTCGTCGGGCAAAGGCCAGCGATCCGACGGCGCCGGCCATTCTCGAATTCCAATGGCCATCGACAGCCGTCGCCAATGCGCCGGTTCCGCGAGTGGCCCGCAGCATCGTCTGGGTCATATTTAGCCTGGTCGTTGCGCTGATAACGCTCGCAGCGCTGATACCGGTTGACCAGGTGGTCACGACGAGGGGGCTGGTGGTGGCCCAGTCGCCCAACATCGTCGTCCAGCCGCTCGAGACAGCGATCGTCCGCTCTATCGAGGTGCGCGAAGGACAGCATGTGAAGGCCGGTCAGGTGCTTGCCCGCCTCGACGCCACTTTTGCCTCGGCCGATCTCACCGCATTGGCCGCGCAAGTCACCACACTCGAAGCCGAGGTGGCGCGCCTGAAGGCCGAGGCTGACGGAAGGTCATTCACATATGACGGGCTGGATCCGAGTTGGACGCTACAAGCCTCGATCTTCGAACGTCGCAAGGCGGTCTATGACGCCAAGCTGGACAGCTTCGATCGACAGGGTGACCAACTCAGTTCCGTCATCTCTCGCTCCCAGTCGGATGCCGAAGGCTACAGGCAGCGCTTGGCCGTCGCGGGGTCGATTGAGCAAATGCGCAAACAGCTGGAGGTAAGACAGGTCGGAAGCCGTCTCAACACGCTGCTTGCCGAGGACAACACAGCTGAAATGTCGCGAGCTCTTACCAACGCCGAGCAGACATCTGAGGCTGCCAAGCGCCAGCAGGCAGGCGTCGCGGCCGAGCGTGACGGCTTTATCCAGAGTTGGCGCGCGGACGTGTCGCAGAGTCTGTCGGAAGCCAACTCGCGCATGTCTGATGCCCGCGAGCTTCTCAACAAGGCCAAGCTGCGCAAACAATTGGTGGAACTGAGGAGCGAGGCCGACGCTATTGTTCAATCTGTGGCTAAAGTTTCCGTGGGTTCGGTTCTGCAGTCTGGAGAGCGGTTGATCACACTGGTCCCGGCCGACGCGGTGCTCGAGGTGGAAACAAATATCATCGGTCGCAGCAGCGGCTTCGTCCATGTCGGTGATCCCGTGGCAATCAAATTCGATACCTTCCCCTATTCGCAATACGGCCTGGCTCACGGCACTGTACGCTCAGTCAGCCCGGACTCGTTCTCTGCCAGGGATCAGGTGCGCGACCCCAACAGCTCCTTGGCCATGCTGCCCTCGGATGCCGACCAGTTCTACCGCACGCAGATTTCCATCGATGACGTCGCCCTTCATGGCGTACCCGCCGGCTTCGCGATCAGCCCTGGCATGCCGGTCACAGCTGATGTGAAGGTGGGTCGCCGCACGGTGCTCAAATACATCCTCGGCACGATGCTGCCGATCGGCCAGGAAGCGATGCGGGAGCCATAA
- a CDS encoding peptidase domain-containing ABC transporter, translating into MPGSIATRRRKHLRTLDSGSWERCTVSVQLSQGSKPSLNHPDTQADTAGKHPGEGKAQRTPGGPSEFAQVAPRLRAMIKVARYHGVELDPNEFRAASAGTTQTAADLSQWAQSGGMWSRAIRVRWSHLLRFEQTGPVVLLFSDGRAGLLTGASAERNLIFLKSVDAPDGAEAVAIDELRLSRVWSGEAVLLRPQRSFVAADAPFTFRWLIDLVRLETRPLRDIGIASFTLSILTILPPLIVMTVVNKVLQFNSISTLALLSAVIVVVFAYETLLGHARRMIINVVGARLDTKLNLHVFGRLLRLPLDYFERHPAGETLYHLAQVYRVREFLTGKLLSTFLDLMTLCVLIPVMFYINATLAWMVLGCAVLIMLIILAFLAPLRASYQRVVDAETWKSAALGETVVGIKTVKALGLEPQRKALWDERVADAGKARLAFGQLANWPQTLVTPVERAMVLGTMLIGAYLAMNDSTGYMVGSLFAFMMIAQRVAQPLVGLARLVEDYEEVGAAIGEAASVLNRPLESSSNSAGLRPKLVGEIRFSDLTFTYMGTKTPALDRVSFDIPSGSMFGIVGRSGSGKSTIARLLQGINRDYSGFLKLDGVDLKEINLRHLRQGLGVVLQDNFLFRGSIRDNIIAGRQGLTLSDAMRAAHLAGAAEFIERLPNGYDTYIEEGSPNLSGGQRQRLAIARALIHNPTVLILDEATSALDPESEAVVSDNLMRIASGRTMIIVSHRLASLTECDQILVVDQGKVLDVAPHAVLLERCGVYRQLWLQQNRHLEGRRGRLAAVPSGLM; encoded by the coding sequence TTGCCAGGCTCGATTGCTACGAGGCGCAGGAAGCATCTTCGAACTCTTGATTCTGGTTCGTGGGAGCGGTGCACTGTGAGCGTACAACTCAGCCAAGGCTCCAAACCGAGCTTGAACCATCCTGACACGCAAGCGGATACGGCCGGCAAGCATCCGGGCGAGGGCAAAGCGCAACGGACTCCAGGCGGGCCCTCCGAATTCGCTCAGGTCGCCCCGCGCCTCCGGGCTATGATCAAGGTCGCCCGTTATCACGGTGTCGAGCTCGACCCCAACGAATTCAGGGCCGCAAGCGCAGGCACTACTCAGACGGCTGCGGACCTCTCTCAATGGGCGCAGAGCGGTGGTATGTGGTCGCGCGCGATTCGCGTCCGCTGGTCACATCTCTTACGCTTCGAACAAACCGGACCGGTGGTTCTGCTGTTCAGCGATGGCCGCGCTGGCCTGCTTACCGGCGCTAGCGCCGAACGCAATCTCATTTTCCTCAAGAGCGTCGATGCACCGGATGGAGCCGAGGCGGTTGCGATCGATGAGTTGAGGTTGTCGCGGGTCTGGTCGGGTGAGGCGGTGCTGCTGCGTCCTCAGCGCTCCTTCGTCGCCGCCGACGCGCCTTTCACCTTCCGCTGGCTCATAGATCTTGTAAGGCTCGAGACTAGGCCGCTGCGCGACATTGGCATCGCTTCGTTCACGCTGAGCATCCTGACAATTCTGCCGCCCCTCATCGTCATGACCGTGGTCAACAAGGTGTTGCAGTTCAACAGCATCTCGACCCTGGCATTGCTAAGTGCGGTGATAGTCGTCGTTTTCGCCTACGAGACTCTGCTCGGCCACGCACGACGCATGATCATCAACGTCGTCGGCGCTCGCCTGGACACCAAGCTGAACTTGCATGTCTTCGGCCGGCTGTTGCGCCTGCCACTTGACTATTTCGAGCGTCATCCGGCCGGCGAGACACTGTACCATCTGGCACAGGTCTACCGTGTCCGCGAATTCCTCACGGGCAAATTGCTCAGCACCTTCCTGGATCTGATGACGCTCTGCGTGCTCATCCCAGTCATGTTCTACATCAACGCGACACTCGCCTGGATGGTGCTCGGCTGCGCCGTCTTGATCATGCTGATCATCCTCGCTTTCCTCGCGCCGCTGCGGGCCAGCTACCAACGCGTGGTGGATGCCGAGACCTGGAAGTCCGCGGCGCTCGGCGAAACCGTCGTCGGCATCAAGACGGTGAAGGCGCTTGGTCTCGAGCCGCAACGCAAGGCGCTTTGGGACGAACGGGTGGCGGACGCGGGTAAGGCACGTCTCGCTTTTGGGCAACTCGCCAACTGGCCGCAAACCCTGGTAACGCCAGTTGAGCGTGCCATGGTGTTGGGCACCATGCTGATCGGGGCTTATCTGGCTATGAACGACAGCACTGGCTATATGGTCGGCAGCCTATTTGCCTTCATGATGATCGCCCAACGCGTCGCGCAGCCCCTTGTCGGCCTGGCGCGTCTGGTAGAGGACTACGAAGAGGTCGGCGCGGCCATCGGCGAGGCGGCGTCGGTTCTCAACCGTCCGTTGGAAAGCAGTTCCAATTCCGCGGGCCTGAGGCCAAAACTCGTCGGCGAAATCAGGTTTAGCGACCTGACCTTCACCTACATGGGTACCAAGACGCCGGCCCTGGACCGGGTCAGCTTCGACATTCCGTCTGGCTCGATGTTCGGCATTGTCGGGCGGAGCGGGTCGGGAAAATCGACCATTGCGCGCCTTCTGCAAGGCATCAATCGTGACTACAGCGGGTTCCTCAAGCTCGACGGGGTCGATCTCAAGGAAATCAACCTACGTCACCTCCGCCAGGGCCTAGGTGTGGTCCTTCAGGACAATTTCCTTTTCCGCGGTTCGATAAGGGACAACATCATCGCGGGACGTCAGGGTTTGACGCTTTCGGATGCCATGCGTGCCGCTCACCTCGCCGGCGCGGCTGAGTTCATCGAACGCCTGCCGAATGGCTATGATACTTACATTGAGGAAGGCTCGCCCAACCTGTCGGGCGGGCAACGGCAGCGTTTGGCAATAGCCCGCGCGCTCATTCACAACCCGACCGTCCTGATACTGGACGAAGCGACAAGCGCGCTCGATCCCGAGAGTGAAGCGGTGGTCAGCGACAACCTCATGCGCATCGCCAGCGGCCGAACGATGATCATCGTCTCGCACAGGCTGGCATCGCTGACCGAGTGCGACCAGATCCTCGTCGTGGATCAGGGCAAGGTTCTCGATGTCGCGCCGCATGCCGTCCTGCTGGAACGGTGTGGCGTCTACCGCCAGCTTTGGCTTCAGCAGAACCGACACCTGGAAGGTCGGCGTGGCCGACTGGCGGCTGTGCCATCCGGGCTGATGTGA
- a CDS encoding beta strand repeat-containing protein, which yields MNGEVSIFTTTSPSGGLSSGDDTATLWIDADNNAATTTVDGNTITFVGTAGATGATGATGATGATGATGTTGATGRTGATGATGATGGTGATGATGATGSTGATGSTGATGATGDTGATGSTGASGTTGDTGATGSTGATGQTGATGATGDTGATGSTGDTGATGSTGATGATGDTGATGSTGAAGATGDTGATGSTGATGATGDTGATGSTGATGATGDTGATGATGDTGATGSTGATGATGDTGATGSTGATGATGDTGATGSTGATGATGDTGATGATGDTGATGSTGATGATGDTGATGSTGATGATGDTGATGSTGATGATGDTGATGATGDTGATGSTGAAGATGDTGATGSTGDTGATGSTGATGDTGATGSTGATGATGDTGATGSTGAAGATGDTGATGSTGATGDTGATGSTGATGDTGATGATGDTGATGATGDTGATGATGDTGATGATGDTGATGATGDTGATGATGDTGATGATGDTGATGATGDTGATGATGDTGATGATGDTGATGATGDTGATGATGDTGATGATGDPGATGATGATGATGSTGATGATGDTGATGATGDTGATGATGDTGAAGDTGATGDTGATGATGDTGATGDTGATGATGDTGATGATGDTGATGATGDTGATGATGDTGATGATGDTGATGATGATGATGATGDTGATGATGDTGATGATGDTGATGATGDTGATGATGDPGAAGATGATGATGSTGATGATGDTGATGATGDTGATGATGDTGATGDTGATGATGSTGATGTTGGTGATGATGATGATGSTGATGATGATGHTGATGSTGHTGSTGATGATGHTGATGPGDHDHDHDHGHGDNHHHHHHHHHGHDGRSHEHDRYDGNGNRHDNDRGNHHGGNNDRDNRDNGHRGHGNGDHGSTATSQGGNISTGTLGLKDIKQFIQSSSPADSQDLFRQLISLAIVSVAVDLLNLLTSVAGFGQTQNKPSGSTLDLTSDKHSSGYAQTDDTLNKALSNILKPHG from the coding sequence GTGAACGGGGAAGTTTCCATATTTACAACGACCAGCCCATCAGGCGGGCTCTCATCTGGGGATGATACTGCCACATTATGGATTGACGCCGACAACAACGCCGCCACGACCACGGTTGATGGCAATACGATCACCTTCGTAGGTACGGCAGGTGCGACCGGCGCCACGGGGGCTACCGGTGCGACGGGCGCAACTGGTGCAACCGGGACGACTGGCGCGACAGGCCGAACCGGGGCCACCGGCGCTACGGGCGCGACAGGCGGTACTGGTGCAACGGGTGCCACCGGTGCAACTGGGTCTACCGGAGCGACTGGCTCGACTGGGGCCACGGGTGCGACCGGCGATACAGGCGCGACAGGCTCGACTGGAGCCTCGGGTACGACCGGCGATACCGGAGCCACAGGCTCGACCGGAGCCACAGGCCAGACCGGGGCCACGGGTGCGACCGGTGATACTGGAGCCACTGGCTCGACCGGCGATACGGGTGCCACAGGCTCGACCGGAGCCACCGGTGCAACCGGTGATACCGGAGCCACAGGCTCGACTGGAGCCGCCGGTGCAACCGGCGATACGGGTGCGACTGGCTCGACTGGAGCCACCGGTGCGACCGGCGATACCGGAGCCACAGGCTCGACCGGGGCCACGGGTGCGACCGGTGATACTGGAGCCACCGGTGCAACCGGTGATACGGGTGCCACAGGCTCGACCGGAGCCACCGGTGCGACCGGCGATACGGGCGCTACTGGCTCGACTGGAGCCACCGGTGCGACCGGCGATACCGGAGCCACAGGCTCGACCGGGGCCACGGGTGCGACCGGTGATACTGGAGCCACCGGTGCAACCGGTGATACGGGTGCCACAGGCTCGACCGGAGCCACCGGTGCGACCGGCGATACGGGCGCTACTGGCTCGACTGGAGCCACCGGTGCGACCGGCGATACCGGAGCCACAGGCTCGACCGGGGCCACGGGTGCGACCGGTGATACTGGAGCCACCGGTGCAACCGGTGATACGGGTGCCACAGGCTCGACTGGAGCCGCCGGTGCGACCGGCGACACTGGAGCCACAGGCTCGACCGGCGATACGGGTGCCACAGGCTCGACCGGAGCGACCGGCGATACGGGCGCTACTGGCTCGACTGGAGCCACCGGTGCGACCGGTGATACCGGAGCCACAGGCTCGACCGGGGCCGCCGGTGCAACCGGTGATACGGGTGCGACTGGCTCGACTGGAGCGACCGGCGATACCGGAGCCACAGGCTCGACCGGAGCGACCGGCGATACCGGAGCCACGGGTGCGACTGGTGACACGGGTGCTACTGGAGCGACCGGCGACACGGGTGCCACCGGAGCGACTGGCGACACGGGTGCCACTGGAGCGACCGGCGACACGGGTGCCACCGGAGCGACTGGCGACACGGGTGCCACTGGAGCGACCGGCGACACGGGTGCCACCGGAGCGACTGGCGACACGGGTGCCACCGGAGCGACTGGCGACACGGGTGCCACCGGAGCGACTGGCGACACGGGTGCCACTGGAGCGACCGGCGACACGGGTGCCACCGGAGCGACTGGCGACACGGGTGCCACCGGAGCGACTGGCGACACGGGTGCCACTGGAGCAACGGGTGATCCTGGTGCTACTGGCGCAACCGGTGCCACTGGTGCAACTGGTAGCACGGGTGCCACCGGAGCGACCGGCGATACGGGTGCCACCGGAGCGACCGGCGATACGGGTGCCACCGGAGCAACTGGCGACACGGGTGCCGCTGGCGACACAGGCGCTACTGGCGACACAGGCGCTACTGGAGCTACTGGCGATACGGGTGCCACTGGCGACACGGGTGCCACTGGAGCGACCGGCGACACGGGTGCCACCGGAGCGACCGGCGACACGGGTGCCACCGGAGCGACTGGCGACACGGGTGCCACCGGAGCGACTGGCGACACGGGTGCCACTGGAGCAACTGGCGACACAGGAGCTACTGGAGCGACTGGAGCTACTGGAGCTACTGGAGCGACCGGCGACACGGGTGCCACCGGAGCGACTGGCGACACGGGTGCCACCGGAGCGACTGGCGACACGGGTGCCACCGGAGCGACTGGCGACACGGGTGCCACTGGAGCAACGGGTGATCCTGGTGCTGCTGGCGCAACCGGTGCCACTGGTGCAACTGGTAGCACGGGTGCCACCGGAGCGACCGGCGATACGGGTGCCACCGGAGCGACCGGCGATACGGGTGCCACCGGAGCAACTGGCGACACGGGTGCCACTGGCGACACAGGTGCCACGGGTGCAACTGGTAGCACGGGTGCCACCGGTACAACGGGCGGTACCGGAGCAACTGGTGCGACCGGCGCGACCGGTGCGACGGGCTCAACCGGGGCGACGGGCGCTACCGGCGCAACCGGACACACAGGTGCAACGGGCTCAACCGGGCACACGGGTTCCACCGGAGCCACGGGTGCGACCGGGCATACCGGAGCGACTGGTCCTGGCGACCATGACCATGACCATGATCATGGCCACGGCGACAACCACCATCATCATCATCATCATCATCATGGCCATGATGGCAGATCGCACGAACACGATCGCTACGATGGCAATGGAAACCGCCACGACAACGACCGTGGTAACCACCACGGTGGTAACAATGACCGGGACAACCGTGATAATGGCCATCGAGGGCATGGCAATGGGGACCATGGTTCGACGGCCACCAGTCAGGGCGGCAACATCTCGACCGGCACGCTTGGACTGAAAGACATCAAGCAGTTCATCCAATCCAGTAGTCCCGCAGACAGCCAGGACTTGTTCAGGCAGCTCATCAGCCTCGCCATTGTTTCGGTGGCAGTGGACCTTCTGAACCTGCTCACTTCTGTTGCAGGCTTTGGTCAGACCCAGAACAAACCGTCCGGTTCGACCTTGGACCTGACATCGGACAAGCACAGCTCCGGGTATGCTCAGACCGACGACACACTGAATAAGGCCCTGAGCAATATTCTGAAGCCGCATGGCTGA